A region of Paenibacillus thiaminolyticus DNA encodes the following proteins:
- a CDS encoding HD family phosphohydrolase, which translates to MLKTNRTGDKSKPARQVNMSGWKYSVGVRFLLFFLITLLFYLSLAPSVLPEKFDIEVNVRSEKDIIAPIQIPDKKATLKAQDQAAERVQPIYDIISLRNERLSDSIFDRIEQLNSDETISYSQKVDVFRREIPEMVKDHIRQFLTTGRNTNTYSNVMLEEISKRLEEQTYRIPEETYIKIARLTREDITEMKSVARELVSKLMSDAVPEAAIARAKVPEYVNASSLNKRSAREVVQELVRLVITPNKFYDDEATKEAKVQARENTPPVFIKQGDIFVKKGQLITQEMYDLLRENDLLKTEVNYWPQFGLLLLSALFSLVLFMFMRQASHTHFKFNNVQLLMLLLIFTINIIAVHIIAYSQTEDAVFIGYVAPVAMGVMLITLLIDLPLAYISAVVLSVVASIILNTHQGALFDFHFGFFALVTSYAAIFAIHRASQRSTILKAGIMVCIFGSLTVLTLSMLSGDALNQRDTMLAAAFAFASGLLNAVLVMGLMPFFEVTFGILSALKLVELSNPNHPLLRKLLTETPGTYHHSVMVGNLAEQAAEAIGANGLLCRVGAFYHDIGKTKRPSYFIENQTNMDNPHDFIDPKLSTSIIVAHARDGAEMLKDYKLPKPIRDIAEQHHGTTFLKYFYYKALKLAKEQGKEPDFTEDDFRYPGPKAQSKEAAVVGIADCVEAAVRSLRHPTVEQIESMIQKIIKDRLDDNQFNECDLTLRELDIIGHSLKQTVMGIFHSRIEYPDDPKAKQGDAKPESASDAAAGEKKELQADEAVVEAESDQAARPEAVPKPDAPSSDPDPERDDKS; encoded by the coding sequence ATGCTAAAGACAAATCGTACCGGCGACAAAAGCAAGCCGGCCCGGCAAGTGAATATGTCCGGTTGGAAATACAGCGTCGGCGTGCGCTTTCTTTTGTTTTTTCTCATCACGCTGCTGTTCTATCTCAGTCTGGCTCCGAGCGTGCTGCCGGAGAAATTCGATATCGAGGTCAACGTCCGGAGCGAAAAGGACATCATCGCGCCGATTCAGATACCGGACAAGAAGGCGACGCTCAAAGCCCAGGATCAGGCGGCCGAACGGGTGCAGCCGATTTACGATATCATTTCCTTGCGCAACGAGCGCCTGTCCGACAGCATATTTGATCGGATCGAGCAATTGAACTCGGACGAGACGATCTCTTATTCCCAGAAGGTGGATGTGTTCCGACGGGAAATTCCGGAGATGGTAAAGGATCATATTCGTCAGTTCCTGACGACGGGACGGAATACCAACACCTATTCCAACGTAATGTTGGAGGAAATAAGCAAGCGTCTCGAAGAGCAGACCTACCGTATTCCCGAGGAAACGTATATCAAGATCGCAAGATTGACCAGGGAAGATATTACGGAAATGAAATCGGTCGCCCGGGAGCTCGTATCGAAGCTGATGAGCGATGCGGTGCCCGAAGCGGCGATCGCTAGGGCGAAGGTCCCCGAATACGTGAATGCCAGCTCCCTGAACAAGCGCTCGGCGCGTGAAGTCGTGCAGGAACTGGTACGGCTCGTCATTACGCCGAACAAGTTCTACGACGATGAAGCGACGAAGGAAGCGAAGGTTCAGGCGCGCGAGAATACGCCGCCGGTATTTATTAAGCAGGGCGATATTTTCGTCAAAAAGGGCCAGCTGATTACGCAAGAAATGTATGATTTGCTACGTGAGAACGATCTGCTGAAGACCGAAGTCAACTATTGGCCGCAATTCGGCTTGCTGCTTCTGTCGGCGTTGTTCTCGCTCGTCTTGTTTATGTTCATGCGCCAGGCGAGCCATACGCATTTCAAATTCAACAATGTTCAGCTGCTGATGCTGCTGCTCATATTCACCATCAATATCATTGCCGTTCATATTATCGCGTACTCACAGACGGAAGACGCGGTATTTATCGGCTACGTGGCGCCTGTCGCCATGGGGGTCATGCTGATTACGCTCCTGATCGATCTGCCGCTCGCCTATATTAGCGCGGTCGTGTTGAGCGTCGTCGCCAGCATCATTTTGAATACGCATCAGGGCGCGCTGTTCGATTTCCATTTCGGATTTTTCGCCCTCGTTACATCCTACGCGGCGATATTCGCGATTCACCGGGCAAGCCAGCGCTCGACGATTCTGAAGGCGGGCATTATGGTGTGCATCTTCGGCAGCTTGACGGTGTTGACGCTGTCCATGCTGAGCGGGGATGCGCTCAATCAGCGCGACACGATGCTCGCCGCAGCGTTCGCCTTTGCGAGCGGACTGCTGAATGCGGTGCTGGTGATGGGACTGATGCCGTTTTTCGAAGTGACCTTCGGCATTTTATCCGCGCTGAAGCTGGTCGAGCTGTCCAACCCGAACCATCCGCTCTTGCGGAAGCTCCTTACCGAGACGCCGGGCACGTATCATCACAGCGTCATGGTCGGCAATTTGGCCGAGCAGGCGGCCGAAGCGATCGGCGCCAACGGGCTGCTCTGCCGGGTGGGGGCGTTCTATCACGATATCGGCAAGACGAAGCGTCCGAGCTATTTCATCGAGAATCAGACGAATATGGACAATCCGCATGATTTCATCGATCCGAAGCTAAGTACTTCGATTATCGTAGCGCATGCCCGCGACGGGGCCGAGATGCTGAAGGACTACAAGCTGCCGAAGCCGATTCGGGATATTGCCGAACAGCATCATGGCACGACATTTTTGAAGTACTTCTATTACAAGGCGTTGAAGCTGGCCAAGGAGCAGGGCAAGGAGCCCGATTTCACGGAAGATGACTTCCGTTATCCGGGGCCGAAGGCGCAATCGAAGGAAGCGGCAGTCGTCGGCATTGCCGACTGTGTGGAAGCGGCGGTCCGTTCGCTCCGCCACCCGACGGTGGAACAGATTGAATCGATGATTCAAAAAATCATTAAAGACCGTCTGGATGACAACCAATTCAACGAATGCGATCTGACCTTGCGCGAGCTGGACATTATCGGTCATTCGCTGAAGCAGACCGTAATGGGGATTTTCCATTCCCGCATCGAATATCCGGACGATCCGAAGGCGAAGCAGGGCGATGCCAAGCCGGAATCGGCTTCGGATGCTGCGGCTGGCGAGAAGAAGGAGCTGCAGGCGGATGAGGCGGTTGTCGAGGCGGAGTCCGACCAAGCGGCAAGGCCTGAAGCCGTGCCGAAGCCGGACGCGCCAAGCAGCGATCCGGATCCGGAACGGGACGACAAATCGTAG
- a CDS encoding diacylglycerol kinase family protein has product MRRPWADTFRVAWEGILYAFRTQRNMRVHAAAAVAACLLGAGFGISAGEWLWLALAITLVMSAELMNTAVESAVDLTMPDPHPLAKIAKDTAAGAVLVTAVFAVIVGVVLFAGRLLQLLRTFL; this is encoded by the coding sequence ATGAGACGGCCGTGGGCGGATACATTCCGGGTAGCGTGGGAAGGCATCCTCTATGCCTTCCGCACCCAGCGGAATATGCGCGTTCATGCTGCAGCCGCCGTGGCGGCCTGTCTGTTGGGAGCAGGCTTCGGGATATCGGCAGGCGAATGGCTGTGGCTGGCCCTCGCCATCACGCTGGTGATGTCAGCCGAATTGATGAATACGGCGGTAGAATCAGCGGTCGATCTCACGATGCCCGACCCGCATCCTCTGGCCAAAATCGCGAAGGATACCGCCGCAGGAGCAGTGCTCGTGACCGCGGTATTTGCCGTAATTGTCGGCGTGGTCTTGTTCGCGGGGCGTCTGCTGCAGCTGCTGCGGACCTTCTTATAA
- the glyQ gene encoding glycine--tRNA ligase subunit alpha — protein sequence MNFQQMILTLQQFWSEQNCILVQPYDVEKGAGTMNPMTFLRSIGPEPWNVAYVEPSRRPADGRYGENPNRLYQHHQFQVILKPSPDNIQELYLESLRRLGIDPLQHDIRFVEDNWEAPTLGAWGLGWEVWLDGMEITQFTYFQQVGGIDAHPVSVEITYGLERLASYIQEKENVFDLEWVDGVTYGDVFHQPEYEHSKYTFEVSDTAMLFSLFTMYEQEANRAMEQHLVFPAYDYVLKCSHTFNLLDARGAISVTERTGYIVRVRNLARQVAATYLEEREKLGFPLLKKGEERHA from the coding sequence ATGAACTTTCAGCAAATGATCTTGACGCTTCAACAGTTCTGGTCCGAGCAGAACTGCATCCTCGTGCAGCCTTATGATGTGGAAAAGGGCGCCGGCACGATGAATCCGATGACGTTTTTGCGTTCCATCGGACCGGAGCCGTGGAATGTCGCTTATGTGGAACCATCCCGCCGCCCGGCGGACGGCCGTTATGGCGAGAACCCGAACCGGTTGTATCAGCATCATCAATTCCAGGTGATTCTGAAGCCTTCGCCGGACAATATCCAGGAGCTCTATCTCGAGAGCTTGCGCCGTCTTGGCATCGATCCGCTCCAGCACGACATCCGGTTCGTCGAAGATAACTGGGAAGCTCCGACGCTGGGCGCATGGGGGCTCGGCTGGGAAGTATGGCTCGATGGAATGGAGATTACACAATTTACTTATTTCCAGCAGGTCGGCGGCATTGACGCGCATCCGGTATCGGTCGAGATTACGTACGGGCTTGAGCGCCTGGCATCTTATATTCAAGAGAAAGAGAATGTGTTCGATCTGGAATGGGTCGATGGGGTCACCTACGGTGATGTCTTCCACCAGCCGGAATACGAGCATTCGAAATATACGTTTGAAGTGAGCGACACGGCGATGCTGTTCTCGTTATTCACGATGTATGAGCAGGAAGCGAATCGGGCGATGGAGCAGCATCTCGTCTTCCCGGCCTACGATTATGTGCTCAAATGCTCGCACACGTTCAATTTGCTGGATGCGCGCGGAGCCATCAGCGTAACCGAACGTACCGGCTACATTGTCCGGGTGCGGAATCTTGCCCGCCAAGTTGCGGCCACGTATTTGGAGGAACGGGAGAAGCTCGGCTTCCCGCTGTTGAAGAAGGGAGAGGAACGCCATGCCTAA
- a CDS encoding YqzL family protein, producing the protein MTGDVDAYLLYKQSRQLSETEESSLDVPPLDNSAES; encoded by the coding sequence ATGACGGGAGATGTTGATGCTTATTTGTTGTATAAGCAGTCCAGACAGCTGTCGGAAACGGAAGAATCTTCGCTAGACGTACCGCCGTTGGATAATTCAGCGGAATCATAG
- the era gene encoding GTPase Era, whose product MNTFQDEPRSNRTSFKSGFVAIVGRPNVGKSTLMNHVIGQKIAIMSDKPQTTRNKIHGVYTTEDTQIVFLDTPGIHKRKSKLGDYMNQVAYNTLNEVEVILFLVDVSAGLGSGDKFVMEQLVKVKTPVILVMNKIDQVHPDELPPMIKTYNELFEFAEIVPISALNGNNVNRLLDVLGSYMPEGPKYYPDDQITDHPEQFVVAELIREKILHLTREEIPHSIAVAIEDMRVQDNGVVYISAVIYVERDSQKGIVIGKQGALLKEIGKLARKDIEHLLGSKTFMELWVKVKKDWRNQERILRDLGFRHDA is encoded by the coding sequence TTGAATACATTTCAAGACGAACCGAGATCGAACCGAACCTCATTCAAATCCGGCTTTGTAGCCATCGTCGGCCGGCCGAATGTCGGCAAATCGACGTTAATGAATCATGTCATCGGTCAGAAAATCGCCATTATGTCCGACAAGCCCCAGACTACGCGGAACAAGATCCACGGAGTCTATACGACGGAGGATACGCAAATCGTATTTCTGGATACGCCGGGCATTCATAAGCGCAAATCGAAGCTGGGCGACTATATGAACCAGGTGGCCTACAACACCTTGAACGAGGTTGAGGTCATTTTATTTCTTGTCGATGTTTCTGCAGGCCTCGGCAGCGGCGATAAATTTGTTATGGAGCAACTGGTGAAGGTGAAGACACCGGTCATTCTCGTGATGAACAAAATTGATCAGGTGCATCCCGATGAGCTGCCTCCGATGATTAAAACGTACAATGAACTGTTCGAATTCGCGGAGATCGTGCCTATCTCTGCGCTTAACGGCAATAATGTCAACCGCCTGTTGGACGTGCTGGGCTCCTATATGCCGGAAGGGCCGAAATATTATCCGGACGATCAGATTACCGATCATCCGGAGCAGTTCGTCGTGGCGGAGCTGATCCGGGAGAAGATTTTGCACTTGACCCGGGAAGAGATCCCGCACTCGATTGCGGTCGCGATCGAGGATATGAGAGTTCAGGACAACGGCGTCGTCTATATCTCCGCCGTTATTTATGTGGAGCGGGATTCGCAGAAGGGCATCGTCATCGGCAAGCAAGGAGCGCTCCTGAAGGAGATTGGCAAGCTTGCCCGCAAGGATATTGAGCATTTGCTCGGATCGAAAACGTTCATGGAGCTATGGGTCAAAGTGAAGAAGGACTGGCGCAATCAAGAGCGGATTCTTCGTGATCTCGGCTTCCGCCACGATGCGTAA
- the recO gene encoding DNA repair protein RecO: protein MLYRVEGIVIRSMDYGEGNKIITLCTKSHGKVGVLVRGAKKVRSRHAAATQLFTYGEYVFFRGMGHIGTLNSCEILEGHHTLREQLHLAAYASYAAELVDRALQDEEAGGAMFDQLHAYLEALEAGKDAQVTTHLLEMKLWQRTGVGPQLYACVSCGREDELSGVGWRLGGALCRACLMREHEQYKAGPAMLTLLRQFEKTDLRRLGNVTLKPETKLRLRAFMRGYMDTHVGVRLKSQQFLDQMEKYDLANLDE from the coding sequence GTGCTATATCGGGTGGAAGGAATCGTCATCCGCAGTATGGATTATGGGGAAGGGAACAAGATCATCACGCTGTGCACCAAATCGCACGGCAAAGTCGGCGTCCTGGTGCGTGGAGCGAAGAAGGTGCGCAGCCGTCATGCGGCTGCCACTCAGCTCTTTACATACGGGGAATATGTCTTTTTCCGCGGAATGGGGCATATCGGCACCTTGAATTCATGCGAGATTCTGGAGGGGCATCATACGCTGCGCGAGCAGCTTCATCTGGCCGCCTACGCCTCTTACGCAGCCGAACTGGTCGACCGGGCCCTGCAGGACGAGGAAGCGGGCGGCGCCATGTTCGATCAACTGCATGCGTACTTGGAGGCGTTGGAGGCCGGCAAGGATGCGCAGGTGACGACGCATCTGCTGGAGATGAAGCTATGGCAGCGCACCGGGGTCGGGCCCCAACTGTATGCCTGCGTCAGCTGCGGCAGGGAGGACGAGCTGAGCGGAGTCGGCTGGCGCCTCGGCGGCGCGCTCTGCCGTGCCTGCCTCATGCGGGAGCATGAGCAATATAAGGCGGGACCGGCGATGCTGACCCTGCTCCGCCAGTTCGAGAAGACGGATCTCCGCCGGCTGGGGAATGTGACACTGAAGCCGGAGACGAAGCTGCGGCTGCGCGCATTCATGCGCGGCTATATGGACACGCATGTCGGCGTCCGCTTGAAATCGCAGCAGTTCCTTGATCAGATGGAGAAGTATGATTTGGCCAATCTTGACGAGTAG
- a CDS encoding YaiI/YqxD family protein yields the protein MSDKLRILVDADACPVKNEIIAAALEQEAAVLFVASYAAFAPDWQLANYDIHTVFVDQAFQAADIYIANAARSGDIVVTSDYGLAALCLPRGASVLMPRGGELTADNVDEYLSRRHFSAKARRAGLRTKGPRAMSEQDRINFQHKLTKLLQREQEKLSP from the coding sequence ATGTCTGATAAGCTTCGTATCTTGGTGGATGCGGATGCCTGCCCGGTCAAGAATGAGATCATCGCCGCTGCGCTGGAGCAGGAGGCCGCGGTGTTATTTGTCGCTTCCTATGCGGCGTTTGCTCCGGACTGGCAGTTGGCGAATTACGACATTCATACCGTATTTGTCGATCAGGCGTTCCAGGCGGCGGATATCTATATCGCGAATGCAGCGCGGTCAGGAGACATAGTCGTGACAAGCGATTATGGGTTGGCCGCGCTCTGTCTGCCGCGCGGAGCTTCCGTATTGATGCCGCGGGGCGGCGAATTGACCGCCGATAATGTGGATGAATATTTGTCGAGGCGGCATTTCTCGGCCAAAGCCCGCAGGGCGGGACTTCGCACGAAGGGGCCCCGGGCGATGAGTGAACAGGATCGGATCAACTTCCAACATAAGTTGACAAAACTTTTGCAACGGGAGCAGGAGAAATTGAGCCCGTAG
- the glyS gene encoding glycine--tRNA ligase subunit beta: MPKDILLELGLEEVPARFMRPAMEQLQSRMERWLTESRIGFASIQVYGTPRRLAVLVREAADKQTDIHEEVKGPARKIALDEKGGWTKAALGFARSQGIAPEQLFFQELNGVEYVYANKSSIGTETSAVLSDGLASLIQAMTFPKNMRWGEKEMRYVRPIRWIVALHGTDIIPLEIAGVQAGNISRGHRFLGGEAAIDEPAHYVERLREQYVIADADERVAEITRQIDALAAEKGWHIAVKDDLLEEVLFLVEYPTVLYGTFDEAFLHIPQDVLITSMREHQRYFPVLNAERQLQPFFVTVRNGDAAGLDQVVKGNEKVLRARLSDAKFFYEEDQKLRIIDCVHKLDSIVFHEELGTIGDKIRRLHAIADALALAVEADRETALWVSRAADICKFDLVTQMVYEFPELQGMMGEDYARKAGEPEAVARAINEHYKPRYSGDPAPDTLVGCIISLADKLDTLVGCFAIGIIPTGSQDPYGLRRQATGIVQVLLERGLPLTLHMMLDIALDVHEKAQLLKRSSEEIRRDLVEFFGLRVKNVLADSVRYDVADAIMASGYDDVKQTVARADALMQAVAGEEFKLTAESFNRVCNLAAKAVSEAIDADRFEHDAERELFDRWTEVHEAYDAAFADAAQALAVLGRLQDPVNRFFDQVMVMAEDEAVRANRLALLANIAADIRRYADFSKLVWAS, encoded by the coding sequence ATGCCTAAAGATATATTGTTGGAGCTTGGACTGGAAGAAGTGCCGGCACGCTTCATGCGCCCTGCGATGGAGCAGTTGCAGAGCCGGATGGAACGCTGGCTGACGGAATCACGGATCGGATTCGCCAGCATTCAAGTATATGGGACGCCTCGCCGCTTGGCTGTCCTCGTTCGCGAGGCAGCCGATAAGCAGACGGATATTCACGAGGAAGTGAAGGGGCCGGCACGCAAGATCGCGCTTGACGAGAAGGGCGGTTGGACGAAGGCCGCGCTTGGGTTCGCCCGCAGCCAGGGCATTGCGCCGGAGCAGCTGTTTTTCCAGGAGCTGAACGGCGTTGAATACGTGTACGCCAACAAGAGCAGTATCGGAACGGAGACGTCCGCTGTGCTGAGCGACGGCCTCGCCTCGCTTATCCAGGCGATGACGTTCCCGAAAAACATGCGCTGGGGAGAGAAGGAAATGCGCTATGTTCGTCCGATCCGCTGGATTGTGGCGCTGCATGGGACAGATATTATTCCATTGGAAATCGCGGGTGTGCAGGCAGGGAATATTTCGCGCGGCCACCGCTTCCTCGGCGGAGAGGCGGCGATCGATGAGCCGGCTCACTATGTGGAACGCTTGCGCGAGCAATATGTGATCGCGGACGCTGATGAGCGGGTGGCGGAGATTACACGCCAGATTGACGCGCTGGCGGCAGAAAAGGGCTGGCATATCGCCGTCAAGGACGATCTGCTGGAAGAGGTGCTGTTCCTGGTCGAGTACCCGACCGTGCTGTACGGCACATTCGACGAGGCGTTCCTGCATATTCCGCAAGATGTGCTGATTACGTCGATGCGCGAGCATCAGCGTTACTTCCCGGTACTGAATGCGGAGCGGCAGCTGCAGCCGTTCTTCGTCACCGTCCGGAATGGCGATGCGGCCGGACTGGATCAAGTCGTCAAGGGCAACGAGAAGGTGCTTCGCGCCCGCTTGTCCGATGCCAAGTTCTTCTACGAGGAAGATCAGAAGCTTCGCATTATCGATTGCGTGCATAAGCTCGATTCGATCGTGTTCCACGAGGAGCTCGGCACAATCGGCGACAAAATCCGCCGGTTGCATGCGATTGCCGACGCGCTCGCCCTGGCGGTGGAGGCCGATCGGGAGACCGCGCTGTGGGTGAGCCGGGCCGCAGATATTTGCAAGTTCGACCTCGTGACGCAAATGGTTTATGAATTTCCGGAGCTCCAGGGCATGATGGGAGAAGATTATGCCCGCAAGGCCGGGGAGCCGGAGGCGGTCGCCCGCGCCATCAATGAGCATTACAAGCCGCGGTATTCCGGTGATCCGGCGCCGGACACGCTGGTCGGCTGCATTATCAGCCTCGCGGATAAGCTGGATACGCTGGTCGGCTGCTTCGCCATAGGCATCATTCCGACAGGGTCGCAGGATCCGTACGGCTTGCGCCGTCAAGCGACGGGGATTGTCCAGGTGCTGCTGGAGCGCGGTCTGCCGTTGACGCTCCATATGATGCTCGATATTGCGCTGGACGTACACGAGAAGGCGCAATTGCTGAAGCGGAGCAGCGAGGAGATCCGGCGGGATCTCGTGGAATTTTTCGGCTTGCGCGTGAAAAATGTGCTGGCCGATTCCGTTCGCTACGATGTGGCCGATGCCATCATGGCATCGGGCTATGACGATGTGAAGCAGACGGTGGCACGTGCGGACGCGCTGATGCAGGCCGTCGCCGGTGAGGAGTTCAAGCTGACGGCCGAATCGTTCAACCGCGTATGCAATCTCGCGGCCAAGGCGGTATCGGAAGCCATCGATGCCGATCGGTTCGAGCATGATGCGGAACGAGAGCTGTTCGATCGCTGGACCGAAGTGCATGAGGCTTATGATGCGGCGTTCGCGGATGCCGCCCAGGCGCTTGCCGTGCTGGGACGGCTTCAGGATCCGGTCAACCGCTTTTTCGACCAGGTGATGGTCATGGCCGAGGATGAAGCGGTCCGGGCGAACCGGCTGGCCCTTCTCGCCAACATCGCGGCCGATATTCGCCGGTATGCCGATTTCTCCAAGCTCGTCTGGGCATCCTGA
- the ybeY gene encoding rRNA maturation RNase YbeY, with protein sequence MHTVKLEWNNEQERLPIEPPLIELLERILQEAARSEGVEEGEVALTFVDDAAIHQLNREYRGIDRPTDVLSFAMQESTDEEMDILYEVEEDAELPGLEDDLLGDIIISTERAQAQAEEYGHSLEREIGFLFVHGFLHLLGYDHQDEKGEREMMDKQEAVLGRVGLIR encoded by the coding sequence ATGCACACTGTGAAGCTGGAATGGAACAATGAACAGGAGCGGCTTCCGATTGAACCGCCGCTCATCGAACTGCTGGAGCGAATCCTGCAGGAAGCGGCCCGGTCAGAGGGAGTAGAGGAAGGAGAAGTGGCTCTTACCTTCGTCGACGACGCGGCCATCCACCAATTGAACCGGGAGTATCGGGGCATCGATCGTCCGACGGACGTGCTGTCCTTCGCGATGCAGGAATCGACCGATGAAGAGATGGACATCTTATACGAAGTGGAAGAGGATGCCGAACTGCCCGGCTTGGAAGATGACTTGCTGGGCGATATCATCATTTCAACCGAACGCGCACAGGCACAGGCCGAGGAATATGGGCATTCGCTCGAACGTGAGATCGGATTTTTGTTCGTGCACGGCTTCCTCCATCTGCTCGGCTATGATCATCAGGACGAGAAGGGCGAGCGCGAGATGATGGACAAGCAGGAGGCGGTTCTTGGCCGGGTTGGACTGATTCGCTAA